The following coding sequences lie in one Cupriavidus taiwanensis LMG 19424 genomic window:
- a CDS encoding ferritin family protein, translating to MALLERAAWYDIARTTNWTPTYVAESDLFPEVMAGAQGVPMEVWETYDEPYKTSYPEYVRIQRDKDAGAYSVKAALERSRMFENADPGWLSILKAHYGAIALGEYAAMSAEARMARFGRAPGMRNMATFGMLDENRHGQLQLYFPHDYCPKDRQFDWAHKAYHTNEWAAIAARSTFDDLFMSRSAIEIAVMLTFAFETGFTNMQFLGLAADAAEAGDFTFASLISSIQTDESRHAQIGGPALQILLANGRKEQAQQLVDVAIARAWRLFSLLTGTSMDYATPLQHRKESFKAFVTEWIVGQFERTLIDLGLDLPWYWDQMINEFDYQHHAYQLSIWFWRPTIWWNPAAGMTPDCRDWLEEKYSGWNDTFGKAWDVIIDNLLAGRKELTVPETLPIVCNMSQLPICAVPGSGWNVRDYPLEYNGRTYHFNSEIDRWVFQQDPVRYRDHLTLVDRFLAGHIQPPDLGGALLYMNLAPGEIGDDAHHCAWVAAYRRQREQNKTA from the coding sequence ATGGCGCTTTTGGAACGCGCAGCGTGGTACGACATTGCCCGCACAACGAACTGGACGCCGACGTACGTCGCCGAGTCCGACCTTTTCCCGGAGGTCATGGCAGGGGCACAGGGCGTGCCCATGGAAGTCTGGGAAACCTATGACGAGCCCTACAAGACATCGTATCCAGAATATGTCCGCATTCAGCGCGACAAGGACGCTGGCGCCTACTCCGTGAAGGCCGCGCTGGAGCGCAGCCGCATGTTCGAGAACGCCGATCCCGGCTGGCTGTCTATCCTGAAGGCACATTACGGCGCCATCGCGCTCGGCGAATACGCAGCGATGAGCGCCGAGGCACGAATGGCCCGCTTCGGCCGCGCGCCAGGGATGCGCAACATGGCGACGTTTGGCATGCTTGACGAGAACCGTCACGGGCAATTGCAACTCTACTTTCCGCACGACTACTGCCCAAAGGATCGTCAGTTTGACTGGGCGCACAAGGCCTATCACACCAACGAATGGGCCGCGATCGCTGCCCGCAGTACCTTCGACGACCTATTCATGTCGCGCAGCGCGATCGAGATCGCCGTGATGCTTACGTTTGCCTTCGAAACCGGTTTCACCAACATGCAGTTCCTCGGGCTGGCGGCCGATGCGGCGGAAGCCGGCGACTTTACGTTCGCCAGCCTCATTTCAAGCATCCAGACGGACGAGTCACGGCACGCGCAGATCGGCGGCCCGGCACTGCAGATCCTGCTGGCCAACGGGCGCAAGGAGCAGGCGCAGCAGCTCGTGGACGTGGCCATTGCACGCGCATGGCGCCTGTTCTCCCTGCTGACCGGCACGTCGATGGACTACGCTACGCCGCTGCAGCATCGCAAGGAGTCATTCAAGGCGTTCGTGACGGAATGGATCGTCGGCCAGTTCGAGCGCACCCTGATAGACCTCGGTCTCGACCTGCCCTGGTACTGGGACCAGATGATCAATGAGTTCGACTACCAGCACCATGCTTACCAGCTGAGCATCTGGTTCTGGAGGCCAACCATCTGGTGGAATCCGGCCGCCGGCATGACGCCGGACTGCCGTGATTGGCTCGAAGAAAAGTATTCCGGCTGGAATGACACGTTTGGCAAGGCCTGGGACGTCATCATCGACAACCTGCTCGCGGGCAGGAAGGAGCTCACCGTCCCCGAGACGTTGCCCATTGTGTGCAACATGAGCCAGTTGCCAATCTGCGCGGTGCCGGGCAGTGGCTGGAACGTCAGGGATTATCCGCTCGAGTACAACGGCCGCACGTACCACTTCAATTCCGAGATCGACCGTTGGGTTTTCCAACAGGACCCCGTGCGTTACCGCGACCACCTGACCCTGGTCGACCGTTTCCTCGCCGGGCACATCCAGCCGCCCGACCTGGGGGGGGCACTCCTGTACATGAACCTCGCCCCCGGCGAGATTGGCGACGACGCACACCATTGCGCATGGGTGGCGGCATACCGCCGCCAGCGCGAACAGAACAAGACCGCCTGA
- a CDS encoding toluene-4-monooxygenase system B family protein, which yields MALFPVISNFQYDFVLQLVAVDTENSMDEVAAAAAHHSVGRRVAPQPGKVLRVRRQGSDHFYPRDARLGDTDIKPMESLEFIFCDA from the coding sequence ATGGCACTGTTTCCAGTGATTTCGAATTTTCAATACGACTTCGTGCTGCAGCTCGTCGCCGTCGATACGGAGAACTCGATGGACGAGGTAGCGGCGGCCGCCGCGCACCATTCAGTCGGCCGTCGCGTAGCGCCTCAGCCCGGCAAGGTCTTGCGGGTGCGGCGCCAGGGGAGCGACCATTTCTATCCCCGCGACGCCCGGCTCGGCGACACCGATATCAAGCCGATGGAGTCACTCGAATTCATTTTTTGCGATGCATAA
- a CDS encoding Rieske 2Fe-2S domain-containing protein yields the protein MHKDTKNFQTVSTLDELWEGDMAEVVVDSHVIVLVRPRSGTPRAFQGICPHQDIPLVEGNFDGRVLMCRAHQWTFDANTGRGINPSGSRLAEYAIRVDGDDILIAVEGVEPLFANC from the coding sequence ATGCATAAGGACACCAAAAATTTCCAGACAGTCTCCACACTCGACGAGCTGTGGGAAGGCGACATGGCCGAGGTCGTGGTGGACAGCCACGTCATCGTACTTGTCCGCCCACGAAGCGGCACGCCACGCGCATTCCAAGGCATCTGCCCGCACCAGGACATTCCGCTCGTAGAGGGAAATTTCGACGGGCGCGTACTGATGTGCCGGGCCCACCAGTGGACATTCGACGCCAACACAGGCAGGGGCATCAACCCCAGTGGATCCCGTCTCGCAGAGTATGCCATCAGGGTAGATGGTGACGACATACTTATCGCTGTCGAAGGCGTCGAACCACTGTTCGCCAATTGCTGA
- a CDS encoding MmoB/DmpM family protein — MSRDHNTAEAYRNNRVGPVLRASSITSGVIEAAREDNPGKEIRVDDKLAYVRIDTDGELILRRATLEDTLGRPFRMSELEVNLSSFAGRIETTDDYVLFYYKKTL; from the coding sequence ATGAGCAGGGATCACAACACCGCCGAGGCGTACCGAAATAACCGCGTCGGCCCCGTGCTTCGCGCCAGCAGCATCACGTCCGGCGTCATCGAGGCCGCGCGGGAAGACAATCCGGGTAAGGAGATCCGTGTCGACGACAAGCTCGCATACGTGCGCATCGACACCGACGGCGAACTGATCCTGCGCCGAGCTACGCTGGAGGATACGCTGGGCCGCCCGTTCAGGATGTCCGAGCTGGAGGTCAACCTCAGCTCGTTCGCGGGCCGCATCGAGACCACGGACGACTACGTCCTCTTCTATTACAAAAAGACGCTGTAA
- a CDS encoding aromatic/alkene monooxygenase hydroxylase subunit beta: MTTQPDVLKPLKTWSHLAARRRKPSEYEIVSTNLHYTTDNPHAPFELDPNFEMAQWFKRHRNASPLKHADWNAFRDPDELVYRTYNILQDGQETYVSGLLDQFSQRGHDSMLEHSWAGTLARLYTPARYLFHTLQMGSAYVTQMAPASTISNCAAYQTADSLRWLTHTAYRTRELSQIFSDVGFGTDERRCWEQDPAWQGWRKLAEHALVAWDWAESFVACSLVLKPAMEEVVLRGLGEAARHNGDTLLGLLTDAQLADAQRHRRWAGALVRMALETPGNRDVLAGSISRWAGLADDAIAAYGAALPDAPNTKARACAAVRDFWDIIGLAGL, encoded by the coding sequence ATGACTACTCAACCGGACGTCCTCAAGCCGCTAAAGACCTGGAGCCACCTGGCCGCGCGGCGGCGCAAACCAAGCGAGTACGAGATCGTCTCGACGAATCTGCACTACACGACCGACAACCCCCACGCGCCGTTCGAACTCGATCCGAATTTCGAGATGGCGCAGTGGTTCAAGCGTCACCGCAACGCCTCGCCGCTGAAACACGCTGACTGGAACGCCTTTCGGGACCCCGACGAGCTCGTCTACCGCACCTACAACATTCTGCAGGACGGTCAGGAAACCTATGTGTCCGGTCTGCTGGACCAATTTTCCCAGCGCGGCCACGACTCCATGCTGGAGCACTCCTGGGCCGGCACGCTGGCGCGACTGTACACGCCGGCACGTTATCTGTTCCACACACTGCAAATGGGATCGGCCTACGTGACGCAGATGGCCCCCGCCTCCACGATCTCGAACTGCGCCGCCTACCAGACCGCCGACTCGCTGCGTTGGCTCACCCACACCGCGTATCGAACGCGAGAGCTGTCTCAGATCTTCAGCGACGTGGGCTTTGGCACCGACGAGCGCAGATGCTGGGAGCAAGATCCGGCCTGGCAGGGTTGGCGCAAGCTGGCCGAACACGCGCTCGTTGCATGGGACTGGGCAGAGTCCTTCGTCGCCTGCAGTCTAGTATTGAAGCCGGCGATGGAGGAAGTGGTCTTGCGCGGGCTTGGCGAGGCGGCGCGCCACAACGGCGACACCCTGCTCGGCTTGCTGACTGACGCGCAGCTTGCCGACGCCCAGCGGCACCGGCGCTGGGCCGGCGCGCTCGTCCGCATGGCCCTGGAGACCCCAGGCAATCGTGACGTGCTGGCCGGCTCGATTTCCCGGTGGGCGGGGCTCGCGGACGATGCGATTGCGGCCTACGGCGCGGCGTTGCCCGACGCGCCGAACACGAAGGCACGTGCCTGCGCGGCCGTGCGCGATTTCTGGGACATCATCGGCCTGGCGGGCCTGTAA